In a single window of the Coprothermobacter proteolyticus DSM 5265 genome:
- a CDS encoding YitT family protein → MIDSFRKSIPRFKDVLLIVLGCLVTAFGLVAFLFPHNLAPGGVGGLALTINHFVPFLSIGTWMLILNLVLFALAFWLLGSHIGTGTLIGTFFLSFFVDLLSKYYAQPLTNDLILSVLYGGALSGIGLGLVFKGRATTGGTDIVGFIINKYTGISVGQSIFIADATVVTLMALVFRSTDVALLAIVSIFIGSAAVDMMQKGFIRERVFFIISDNYEQMLKEVDENLGRGATLLQSWGSYAGTERKALVVCVSQSETDEMERIIRRVDPKSFYIVVEGVRVVGEGFRSPSWV, encoded by the coding sequence ATGATTGACTCTTTTAGAAAATCTATTCCCCGTTTTAAAGATGTTCTATTAATTGTGTTGGGGTGTTTAGTAACTGCTTTTGGTTTAGTAGCCTTCTTGTTTCCCCATAATTTGGCGCCTGGTGGTGTAGGAGGATTAGCTCTCACTATTAACCACTTTGTTCCCTTTCTAAGTATTGGAACATGGATGCTCATATTGAACCTGGTATTGTTCGCACTGGCTTTTTGGCTCTTGGGTTCTCATATTGGTACGGGAACACTCATTGGGACATTTTTCCTTAGTTTTTTTGTGGATCTGCTAAGCAAGTACTATGCTCAACCACTTACCAATGACCTCATTTTGAGCGTTCTCTATGGAGGAGCTTTATCTGGTATTGGGTTGGGACTCGTTTTCAAGGGCAGAGCAACCACGGGGGGAACGGATATAGTAGGTTTTATAATCAACAAATACACTGGTATCTCAGTGGGACAATCTATTTTCATTGCTGATGCAACGGTAGTGACTCTCATGGCGCTGGTCTTTAGGAGTACTGATGTGGCGTTGCTGGCAATCGTGAGCATATTTATTGGTAGCGCTGCAGTGGACATGATGCAGAAGGGATTCATCAGAGAGCGTGTGTTCTTCATAATAAGCGACAATTACGAGCAAATGTTGAAGGAAGTAGATGAGAATCTAGGTAGAGGTGCAACGCTGCTTCAAAGTTGGGGCTCCTATGCCGGGACTGAAAGGAAGGCTCTCGTAGTTTGTGTTTCGCAATCAGAAACAGATGAAATGGAGAGGATCATTAGGCGTGTTGATCCAAAGAGTTTTTACATCGTTGTTGAAGGTGTAAGAGTAGTAGGAGAGGGTTTTAGGTCACCATCTTGGGTATAA
- a CDS encoding gamma carbonic anhydrase family protein, with the protein MVLEYDGKIPTVDETAFIHDMAFVSGEVYIGKDVFILPFASIRGDMNAIYIGEGSNIQDNAVVHVTDTLPTKIGDYVTVGHGAILHGCSVGNNVLIGMGAIVLDGAQIEDNVLVAAGTLIPPRKRIPSGSLVVGNPYKIVRTLSEEEIQGIKENALDYIKLKDKYMTAFAE; encoded by the coding sequence ATGGTATTAGAATATGATGGAAAAATCCCTACCGTAGACGAGACAGCGTTTATTCATGATATGGCTTTTGTTTCTGGCGAGGTTTACATAGGGAAAGATGTGTTTATTCTGCCTTTCGCCTCCATAAGAGGTGACATGAATGCCATTTACATAGGAGAAGGCAGCAATATACAGGATAATGCTGTGGTCCATGTGACTGATACTTTGCCAACGAAAATCGGTGATTATGTTACCGTGGGACATGGGGCTATTCTTCATGGCTGCAGTGTGGGAAACAATGTGCTCATTGGTATGGGTGCTATTGTACTTGATGGAGCACAAATAGAAGACAATGTACTGGTAGCAGCTGGGACGCTTATTCCTCCTCGCAAGCGTATTCCATCAGGTTCTCTGGTCGTGGGGAATCCTTACAAGATTGTGAGGACGCTGAGTGAGGAAGAAATTCAGGGCATAAAAGAAAATGCATTGGACTACATCAAACTCAAAGATAAGTACATGACAGCTTTTGCAGAGTAG
- a CDS encoding PP2C family protein-serine/threonine phosphatase, producing the protein MSLHVEVEYMTHRGKVRSNNEDALLIMSDVIQKEEMADPQRIVFEGNSFVFAVADGMGGHKAGEVASRLALDYLALNWLSIETADSIDRCIQEMNLQIVKEALKDPSMSNMGTTLAGVLIRGSTVWVFNVGDSRVYGVHEDELKQISKDQSLVQALIDEGTITMEQARQHPLRGVLLQCLGGGLEGGTVQTVIKQFSLDEYDAFLICSDGLTDALNDEEISACLFHSKESRLGCLFEKYMKAGATDNMSAVLVYVCRKGVKGGFA; encoded by the coding sequence ATGAGCTTGCATGTGGAAGTCGAATACATGACCCATCGAGGAAAAGTTAGGTCAAATAATGAAGATGCTCTACTCATAATGAGTGATGTCATTCAAAAAGAAGAAATGGCTGATCCTCAAAGGATAGTCTTTGAAGGAAACTCTTTTGTATTCGCCGTCGCAGATGGCATGGGTGGCCATAAAGCTGGAGAAGTAGCTAGTCGATTGGCTCTGGATTACCTAGCCTTGAACTGGTTGAGCATAGAAACCGCTGACTCGATCGACCGCTGCATCCAGGAGATGAATCTTCAAATCGTTAAAGAAGCACTGAAGGATCCTAGCATGTCAAACATGGGAACCACGCTTGCTGGAGTACTCATTCGTGGGTCCACAGTTTGGGTTTTCAACGTCGGCGACAGTCGTGTGTATGGTGTTCATGAAGATGAGCTGAAGCAAATTAGTAAGGACCAGTCCTTAGTGCAGGCTTTGATTGATGAAGGGACAATAACTATGGAGCAGGCGCGCCAACATCCTTTAAGAGGAGTGCTTCTACAATGCCTTGGGGGTGGTCTTGAGGGAGGAACTGTTCAAACCGTCATAAAACAGTTTTCTTTAGATGAATATGATGCCTTTCTCATTTGCAGTGATGGTCTTACTGATGCTCTTAATGATGAGGAGATAAGTGCTTGCTTATTTCACAGTAAAGAAAGCAGGCTAGGTTGCCTCTTTGAAAAGTATATGAAGGCTGGTGCTACTGACAATATGAGCGCTGTGCTTGTCTACGTCTGTAGAAAAGGCGTAAAAGGGGGCTTCGCTTGA